Proteins encoded by one window of Coregonus clupeaformis isolate EN_2021a unplaced genomic scaffold, ASM2061545v1 scaf0071, whole genome shotgun sequence:
- the LOC121586007 gene encoding cytochrome b5 reductase 4 encodes MLNVPSQSFPAASSQQRVAPAGQSGRNKVALKPGHSLMDWIRVAKSGRDLTGLRGRLIDVTEEELQKHNTQDDCWTCIRGMVYNVSPYMEFHPGGEEELMKAAGIDGTDLFDQVHRWVNYESMLKECLVGRMAVKASTALKAQSVTKDSITHLNGLAPPPPTSMLPPAFLTPPSPSSSLQPSAAPPPPQPKDARPRYDWFQTDVTVNIVVYTKRKLPSSGCTIVDLQDGVLRVEVLLGKMSYVLCQRLAQEVEGSVAVLTACAVGKIEVSMRKAAKGKWEELGQPLEFHHSLFRKKDRAIFYRECMLVSKTEVTHDTWVFRLQLPLGTLMHVPVGKHIYLKALIQDSEVVKPYTPVEETLVPATQDSTQGTAATDVFLMIKVYPDGVLTPHLNNLNIGDHLSVSSPDGPFSLRLLREVTHLYLLAAGTGFTPMARVIRLALQDLGSLRKTKLMFFNRQERDILWHFELDSLAAKDERFQVEYVLSEPCDGWTGRKGRVEASMLTDFLVRPEGSKVFVCVCGPSAFTELTVGLVRQYCFSDEEIHAFQG; translated from the exons ATGCTGAACGTCCCATCCCAGTCGTTCCCTGCAGCCAGCTCTCAGCAGCGTGTTGCTCCAGCCGGTCAGTCCGGCAGGAACAAG GTAGCATTGAAGCCTGGCCACAGTCTGATGGACTGGATCCGTGTGGCTAAGAGTGGCCGGGATCTGACAGGGCTGAGAGGGAGACTCATAGACGTCACAGAGGAGGAGCTGCagaaacacaacacacaggacgACTGCTGGACCTGCATACGAG GCATGGTTTATAATGTGAGCCCCTACATGGAGTTCCAccctggaggagaagaggaacttATGAAGGCAGCTGGGATAGACGGAACAGACCTTTTTGACCAG GTCCACAGGTGGGTAAACTATGAGTCCATGCTAAAGGAGTGTCTGGTAGGGAGGATGGCTGTGAAGGCCAGCACTGCTCTCAAAG CTCAATCGGTGACAAAGGACAGCATCACTCATTTGAATG gtctagcccctcctccccccacctccaTGCTCCCTCCTGCtttcctcacccctccctcaccctcctcaTCACTGCAACCCTCAGCCGCCCCGCCACCACCCCAACCCAAAGACGCCCGGCCCAG GTATGACTGGTTTCAAACTGATGTCACGGTCAATATTGTGGTTTACACCAAACGGAAG CTCCCCAGCTCTGGCTGTACCATAGTTGACCTGCAAGATGGTGTTCTACGGGTGGAAGTTCTTCTGGGGAAAATGTCCTACGTGCTGTGTCAAC GTCTAGCCCAAGAAGTAGAGGGAAGCGTTGCTG TCCTGACAGCCTGTGCTGTGGGGAAGATTGAGGTCAGCATGCGTAAAGCGGCCAAAGGAAAGTGGGAGGAGCTTGGTCAACCACTGGAATTCCATCATTCTCTTTTCAGGAAGAAAGATCGAG cgaTCTTCTACAGGGAGTGTATGTTAGTTTCTAAGACAGAGGTCACACATGACACATGGGTGTTCCGGTTACAGCTCCCTCTAGGGACGCTCATGCACGTGCCTGTTGGGAAACACATCTACCTCAAGGCCCTCATCCAAG ACAGTGAGGTGGTGAAGCCCTACACGCCGGTCGAGGAAACACTGGTACCAGCTACACAGGACTCTACACAGGGGACCGCAGCCACTGACGTCTTCCTCATGATCAAAGTCTACCCAGATGGAGTGTTGACTCCACACCTAAACAACCTCAACATCG GTGACCACCTGTCTGTCAGCAGCCCGGATGGTCCGTTCAGTCTCCGCCTCCTGCGTGAGGTCACTCACCTCTACCTGTTAGCAGCTGGCACGGGGTTCACGCCCATGGCTCGGGTGATCCGATTGGCCCTCCAGGACCTGGGCTCACTCAG GAAAACCAAGCTGATGTTCTTCAACCGACAAGAAAGAGACATCCTGTGGCACTTTGAACTTGACAGCCTCGCTGCTAAAGATGAGAG GTTCCAGGTGGAGTATGTTCTGTCAGAGCCATGTGATGGATGGACAGGCAGGAAGGGGCGAGTTGAGGCCTCCATGCTGACTGACTTCCTGGTTAGGCCTGAGGGCTCAaaggtctttgtgtgtgtgtgtggcccctcAGCCTTCACCGAGCTGACTGTGGG gTTGGTGAGACAGTATTGTTTCAGTGACGAGGAGATTCATGCGTTCCAGGGCTGA